A part of Mustela erminea isolate mMusErm1 chromosome 9, mMusErm1.Pri, whole genome shotgun sequence genomic DNA contains:
- the RASSF7 gene encoding LOW QUALITY PROTEIN: ras association domain-containing protein 7 (The sequence of the model RefSeq protein was modified relative to this genomic sequence to represent the inferred CDS: inserted 1 base in 1 codon): MLSGLAAMELKVWVDGIQRVVCGVSEQTTCQEVVFALAQAIGQTGRFVLVQRLREKERQLLPQECPVGAQATCGQFASDVQFVLRRTGPSLAGRPSSDSCPPPERCPVRASLPPKPRPALGHEQRKAWTFSLGCPGLAPSPAPPDPVAPVAPVPGSSVDLQGLERRVRRNAAELGQEAFWEQELRREQAREREGQARLQALSAATAEHAARLQALDAQARALEVELHLASEAPGPPSPTASAAERLRKDLAAQERQSAEVQGSLALVSRALQAAEHALQAQAQELEELNRELRQCNLQEFIQQTGAALPPAPRPDRGPLSTQGLLPLAREEPLTXNPSESCSSVQPEPRDCPNEAELLEVAALAPKWTSTASLAPGSHDTTSKGSHGQPDLEDRRAGGHRGVILPCSGKPWCPGPETEHLRAPGFPPCGGGGSLLRPLDRQEA, from the exons ATGCTGTCTGGGCTAGCAGCGATGGAGCTAAAGGTGTGGGTGGATGGCATACAGCGCGTGGTCTGTGGGGTCTCAGAGCAAACCACCTGTCAGGAAGTAGTCTTCGCACTAGCCCAAGCAATAG GCCAGACGGGCCGCTTTGTGCTCGTGCAGCGTCTCAGGGAAAAGGAACGGCAGCTGCTGCCCCAAGAGTGTCCAGTGGGTGCCCAGGCCACCTGTGGACAGTTTGCCAGTGATGTCCAGTTTGTCCTGAGGCGGACAGGGCCCAGCCTTGCTGGGAGGCCCTCCTCAGACAGCTGCCCACCTCCTGAGCGCTGCCCAGTCCGTGCCAGCCTCCCCCCGAAGCCACGGCCAGCCCTGGGCCACGAGCAGCGCAAAGCATGGACCTTCAGCCTGGGGTGCCCCGGACTGGCCCCCAGCCCTGCACCACCTGACCCTGTGGCCCCCGTAGCACCAGTCCCAGGCTCCAGTGTAGACCTGCAGGGCCTGGAGCGCAGGGTGCGGAGGAACGCCGCAGAGCTGGGTCAGGAGGCCTTCTGGGAGCAGGAGCTGCGGCGGGAGCAGGCTCGGGAGCGGGAGGGGCAGGCGCGCCTGCAGGCCCTGAGCGCAGCCACCGCGGAGCACGCTGCCCGGCTACAGGCCCTGGATGCCCAGGCCCGTGCCCTGGAGGTGGAGCTCCATCTGGCCTCAGAGGCCCCCGGACCCCCCTCGCCCACAGCGTCTGCAGCGGAACGCCTGCGCAAGGACCTGGCTGCCCAGGAGCGGCAGAGCGCAGAAGTGCAGGGCAGCCTGGCCCTGGTGAGCAGGGCCCTGCAGGCGGCCGAGCACGCCCTACAG GCCCAAGCCCAGGAACTTGAGGAGCTGAACCGGGAGCTGCGTCAGTGCAACCTGCAGGAGTTCATCCAGCAGACGGGGGCTGCGCTGCCACCAGCCCCGCGGCCAGACAGGGGCCCTCTCAGCACACAG GGTCTTCTGCCTCTGGCCAGAGAAGAGCCCCTCA AGAACCCCTCGGAATCCTGCTCTAGTGTCCAGCCTGAGCCCAGAGA TTGCCCCAATGAGGCAGAACTCCTGGAGGTAGCAGCTCTGGCCCCAAAGTGGACGTCCACTGCCAGCCTGGCCCCAGGCTCCCACGACACGACGAGCAAGGGCAGCCACGGCCAGCCTGACCTGGAAGACAGGAGAGCTGGTGGTCACAGAGGAGTCATTCTCCCCTGCAGTGGGAAGCCCTGGTGCCCTGGGCCTGAGACAGAGCACCTCAGGGCCCCGGGCTTTCCGccgtgtgggggtggagggagtctGCTGAGGCCCCTGGACAGGCAGGAGGCATGA